TGAGATCGACATTTCGCTGGCGCTGCATCCAGGCGTGCCCTTGGCGCTCTCCGCTTTGACGGTGCTGCTCGGCATCGGCGTGTATTGGCAGCTCGCCCGCGCCCGCGCGGCAATGGCGATCTTCCTGCGCGCCGCCGGGCGCGGGCCGGATCACGGATTCGATCTTGCCATATCGGGCCTTGTCCGCTTCGCCGCCCGCACCATGCGTATTCTGCAGCCGGGGCGGCTGCAGATCTATATCGCCTGCACCTTCCTCTCGGTCGCCGCCATCCTCATCATTCCCCCCATCGTCTATGGTGAACTGCCACACCTTCCCGCCTGGCCGGTCGATGTCAGGCTCTATGAATGGGCGGTTTTGCTGATCGCTGCCGTCGGCCTTGCCGCCGTGCTCGTCGCCCGCGACCGGCTGACGGCGATCGTCTCGCTCGGCATTCAGGGTTTTGCCGTCGCGATCATCTTCCTGCTGTTCGGGGCGCCGGATCTTTCCTTCACCCAGTTCATGGTCGAAACCCTGTCGGTGGTCATCCTCGCCCTTGTGATGACCAGGCTCCGCCTCTCGCCGGCCGATCGGCGCCCGCTCGGCCGCAGGCTCTTCGACGGTACGCTTGCGCTTGTCTGCGGCCTCGGCTTCACGCTTCTGCTGATGCGGGCAACGCAGGTGCCGTTCAACGATGCGCTGACGGTATTCTTCAACGCCTATTCGAAAACGATTGCCCATGGCGCCAATGTCGTCAACGTCATCATCGTCGACTTCCGCGGCACCGACACGCTCGGCGAAATCGCCGTCGTCGCGGTCACCGGCCTCGCAATCCTGGCGCTGATCCGCATCCGCGCCGGCACGGAGCGCAAGCTTGCCGCCAATGATCCAGTGGAGGCCGAGGGCTGATGCACACCCTGATCTTCCGCACCGTCGCCCCGTTCCTCACCGCGCTGATGTTGCTTTTTTCCGTCTTCGTGCTGCTGCGCGGCCATAACGAGCCGGGCGGCGGCTTCATCGGCGGGCTGATCGCCGCTTCGGGACTGGCGATCTATGGCATTGCTCTTGGCGTTGCCGCCGTTCGCCGCGCGCTTTTCTTCCACCCGCTGTCGATCGCCGGCTTCGGCCTGCTGCTGTCGACGGTATCAGGTCTTCTCTCCATCCTTTTTGCCGTTCCCTTCATGACCGGCCTCTGGGCCTATCCGAACCTCTTCGGTCTCGAAGTGCCTCTGT
This Rhizobium acidisoli DNA region includes the following protein-coding sequences:
- a CDS encoding Na(+)/H(+) antiporter subunit B, which codes for MHTLIFRTVAPFLTALMLLFSVFVLLRGHNEPGGGFIGGLIAASGLAIYGIALGVAAVRRALFFHPLSIAGFGLLLSTVSGLLSILFAVPFMTGLWAYPNLFGLEVPLSSVMLFDVGVYLVVFGAITSIALTLEEKEVE